In Halovivax gelatinilyticus, the following are encoded in one genomic region:
- a CDS encoding mechanosensitive ion channel domain-containing protein: protein MDAQAFVEEPAVIAVAVLVLGIIVGLIVGRLNRELLTAAGVPDAVEGTPFERSAQSLGTSTVQIVARLSSWFIYGIAALTAIHIAQLLDTDQFWADVTLFLPQVFIAVLVLVIGFIIADKAELVVGEYLRSVKLPEASIIPKVVKYSILYVVILIALSQVGVHVTALMILLVVYTAGLVIVGAYAFKDFLVSSAVGIYLLLNQPYGIGDRIRVGDRSGIVQEVDIFVTIVESDDEEYVIPNRQVFEEGIVKVRE, encoded by the coding sequence ATGGACGCACAGGCGTTCGTCGAGGAACCGGCCGTCATCGCCGTGGCCGTCCTGGTACTCGGCATCATCGTCGGGTTGATCGTCGGCCGGTTGAACAGGGAGTTGCTGACCGCCGCCGGCGTTCCGGACGCCGTCGAGGGGACGCCGTTCGAGCGAAGCGCCCAGAGCCTCGGGACCTCGACGGTGCAGATCGTCGCTCGCCTGAGCTCGTGGTTTATCTACGGCATCGCGGCGCTGACGGCGATCCACATCGCCCAGTTGCTCGATACCGATCAGTTCTGGGCGGACGTGACGCTCTTTCTCCCGCAGGTGTTCATCGCCGTCCTCGTCCTGGTCATCGGGTTTATTATCGCCGATAAGGCCGAACTCGTCGTCGGCGAGTACCTCCGAAGCGTCAAGCTCCCCGAGGCGTCGATCATCCCGAAGGTGGTGAAGTACTCGATTCTCTACGTCGTCATCCTCATCGCGCTGTCGCAAGTCGGCGTGCACGTCACCGCGCTGATGATCCTCCTCGTCGTCTACACGGCGGGTCTGGTCATCGTCGGCGCCTACGCGTTCAAGGACTTTCTCGTCTCGAGCGCGGTCGGGATCTACCTGCTGCTCAATCAACCGTACGGCATCGGCGACCGCATTCGCGTCGGCGACCGATCGGGTATCGTTCAGGAAGTAGACATCTTCGTGACGATCGTCGAGTCCGACGACGAGGAGTACGTCATTCCCAACCGACAGGTGTTCGAAGAAGGGATCGTGAAGGTCAGAGAGTGA
- the dacZ gene encoding diadenylate cyclase DacZ, which yields MDGLDDVFGDIYENVDALVLFSPSGSYYERFADLEDLDIITIGTDNTVGADPFVELPLEFADVTERVRFGLEGALEQGVIDDGDVLACATSVFDDGIDTVSRVRADADDQHGLYGLFAKSRADPEVIKAVLEVAINLGKKGQKGKPVGALFVVGDAGNVMNKSRPLSYNPFEKSHVHVGDPIVTVMLKEFSRLDGAFVISDSGKIVSAYRYLEPAAEGVDLPKGLGARHMAAGAITRDTNSIAVALSESDGMVRAFKAGELILEVDPEAY from the coding sequence ATGGACGGGTTGGACGACGTATTCGGGGATATCTACGAGAACGTCGACGCGCTCGTGTTGTTCTCCCCGAGCGGGTCGTACTACGAGCGATTCGCCGACCTCGAAGACCTAGACATCATCACCATCGGCACCGACAACACCGTCGGCGCCGATCCGTTCGTCGAACTGCCGCTCGAATTCGCCGACGTCACGGAGCGGGTGCGCTTCGGTCTCGAAGGCGCGCTCGAACAGGGCGTCATCGACGACGGCGACGTCCTCGCGTGTGCGACGAGCGTCTTCGACGACGGCATCGACACCGTCTCGCGCGTACGCGCCGACGCCGACGACCAGCACGGACTCTACGGTCTCTTCGCGAAGTCGCGAGCCGATCCGGAGGTGATCAAGGCCGTCCTCGAAGTCGCGATCAACCTCGGAAAGAAAGGACAGAAGGGTAAACCGGTGGGCGCGCTGTTCGTCGTCGGCGACGCGGGGAACGTGATGAACAAGTCCCGCCCGCTGTCGTACAACCCGTTCGAGAAGTCACACGTCCACGTCGGCGACCCGATCGTGACGGTCATGCTAAAGGAGTTCTCGCGACTCGACGGGGCGTTCGTCATCTCCGATTCCGGAAAGATCGTCTCCGCCTATCGGTATCTCGAACCCGCCGCGGAGGGCGTCGACCTGCCGAAGGGTCTGGGCGCCAGACACATGGCGGCCGGGGCGATCACCCGCGATACGAACTCGATCGCCGTGGCCCTCTCCGAGAGCGACGGCATGGTGCGGGCATTCAAAGCCGGTGAACTAATCCTGGAGGTCGACCCGGAGGCGTATTGA